CCAACGAGTATTCTCCAGatatttgttttccttttgtttttcagttttttctccttgccgttgccgtttactttttctcattttccattttccatctgTTTCTTGTTAAAAACGCTAGAAATTTATGACTATTTTGGGACTTGCCGCAGCTTGCGGCTGAAATGCTCTCAGATTTTtctgctctgccttttgcGGTTTGGGCTGTGCCTTTTTCCCTGGCTTCCGTTCCGGGTTCCAGTTGCCAGTTCCAGGCCATCCCGTCCCTTGTCATGCCTTGTGGTCACGgggtttaaagtttaaacaattgCAGATTTGCCTTTTAATTGTCGCCAGagtgttgccattgttgctttAATGTTCCAAAGTTATCTGCTAAAAGCGATTGcactttttgtatatttatttgattttcgatCTTCAGCGTTGATTCTGGCGACAATATTCTGCAGGTCTGACCATCAAAGCTATCGATACATATTATCAAGCATTGTGTGACTTTCGATATTGTGTAtcggatcattattatttcttgAGAAATTACTATAATTTCCTCCACAAAATTGTACGAAATAATATTATCTGATTGGCTTCTCAAATGTTTTTTAAGGGCGATCAATTTATTTACTAGCCTTTGAAGTCCCACTATCGCACAATAAGAAAACCATCGATACTATCGAAAGTGCCATCGATGGTTGTGCAACCCTACTTTGCAGCGTtcattgcacattttttgcctgctgctgtaaatttattttaaaatacatttataatttGATTGTCTGAGTTCGatatttaagtaaattatccattaaaaaactaattaatttccagcacAATGGAGGAAGTTTGCAGAGTTTGCCTGGCCAAGTCCGGATCATTTATAAATCCCTTTGACGAGAGGCAAAAGAGGGAAATTTGCAGTGCTGACATTTTGGCTCAGGTTCTCGGGTCCGTGCTGGGTCGAGAGCATTCACTGCACGAACACGTATGCCCGCCTTGCCTGGAGGATGCACTGAACACATTCAATCTGATGGAGTATGTTGATAAAGTGGAGCCCCCTTGTCGTGATCTCGTCCAGGAGCACATCCGTACGCAACCAGCAGAGCCGCGATTTAAATGCCCTCAATGCTCGTCATCATTTCGAAGAAACTCCGATCTCAATGTACACACTAGGAGAATCCACATGGGAATAAAGCCGTTCAAGTGCACGCACTGCACCAAGGCCTTCGACCGCCCCGGTGTTCTCCAGGAGCACATTCGCAATCACACGGGAGAACGCCCGTACAAGTGTTCCAGCTGCCCGAAGGCTTTCTCCCACCGCGGAACTTTTCGGAGGCACAACAGGCGTCACCCGGCTGAAAAACCACAAACTGGCTAACCCTGGACTGCGAGTCAAGTAatgtcaaaataaaaatatcgaGTATATACGATCAGTTTTCGTtctattgtttattatttgaGGTTTGAACTTGATGGATAGTTgaaagaaatgtgaaatgtgccGGTGTGCTCTGCAGGTTGTGCAGTTCTTTTCTACTTCGGGGTTCCCTGCCTCACTGTGAACTCTAAGTGGGTTCGTTCCACTCAACTGGTGGCCAGCGGCAGGGCAGAGAAGCTTTGCTAACCACAGCGGCACACTCTTTATAGTAATGGTTCCTTCCATTTGTGCATTGATTGCAAGACGAAAGCTGTGTAGAATATGTAAAGAAAACGATTCCGAATTCAATGTAAGCTTCTGGCAATTTGAATTTAaccaaaatattcaaattaatggccaaaaggtaaacaaatatcgcagagcaaaaaaaaatgtaggTATGAAAGACTATCGATAGAAAAAAGGTTGCAACTCTGCTCGTTTGGTTGTGTGcctgcgtttgtgtgtgtgtaaagttCTTCGCAAGTCGACGACCACGTGctgcttttggttttatttcgGCTATAACTCTGCCTAGATCTGTACCCCCCGATATGGACAATCCTAAGCAAAGCCTGCGCTGGACCAAGCACCAGAGCACGCTGATCAGCACATTCGCGACGCTACTGGACACCCAGACTCTAGTCGACTGCACGATCTGCGCCGAGGGCAAATCCATTAAGGCCCACAAGGTGGTTCTGTCCGCCTGCAGTGCATACTTTGCCACCGTATTCCAAGGACATGACGAAAAATTTCCGTTCGTGCTACTAAAGGATGTAAAGTACCAGGATCTGCGCGCCCTGATTGACTACATGTACCGCGGCAAGGTCAACGTCAAGCCGGACCAGCTAGAAGGGCTTGTCAACGCGGGAAAACTGCTGCAGGTCAAGGGCCTGTTCGAGGCCGACCCCAAGCCCGAGGCTTCTCAGCATGACCGTGGTGTCGCCCTCCCACTGGAGCAGGCCACCGACGGCACAATGGACACCTCTGGGGCGAATGGTGAGTGCAAAAGGACTTGCCCTTAAGTAGCAGATTAATCTCACCAATCGTTCCCCCACAGATTCCGGAGACAACTCCAATTCTTTTATTCTgcaggccgccgccgccgcctccgccctGGGCGAGACCAAAAATCTGCAGCTGAAGACCAATAACGCCGAGAACGTGCAGCCACAGAGCCCGATCGCTCAAGGCTCATCTTCCGGAGGAGTCACTCCGGCTGCTTCAGGCGTTGCTGCGAAGGTCAAGGAAAACGCCATACCGAAAGCCctgggcagcaacaacaacaacaacatgaacgACTACACTCGCATTGAAGTCGGCAGAGATGGCCAGCCACTTTACGTGTGCCAACGTTGTGACAACAAATATCGCCAGCAGGAAGGTCTGCGTCGCCATTTGAACGAGTGCGTTGGCAAGGGGCGAATGTTTCGCTGTCCTTATTGCGCCTACGACACGGAGCAGCTCGCACACCTTAGCATCCACATAAGCGTTATGCACAAATCCAAATGTTTCCCAGGGCAAACTGATCCAACTAACTAACTTGTGGAAGAACTCaagaaataaaaagtaaagaagAATAAACTTCAAGAGTAAACCAACATGTGTATAGAGGATATTGATATTCACTCCTTTCACAACACAATCTACAATTTCCTCAACATAATCTTGCTACTAAAAGGGGTTTTAATTAATCGAATGCTCTCCCGACCAACCAACCGCTTTGCAACTCCCCAAAGATTCCATTTTCGACCAGTCTCCATTAGAGAACCTGCTCTGTTCTGCAACTATTCTTCTCAATTTCTCACTCGACtgcatttgatttcatttcatttctcaGACCAGccatgacagatggcaaataAGTTGCTCATATGCAACATATGCGACACATAAAGGCCAAGAGATGGGTAccctaaaaaaaaaccaccaaGAAATTCAATTCCATGATAAATGAACGGCAAAACAGATGCCCATTGGGAGACCGCTTCAACCGAGCGGGAGTGCAGCGGAAATTAAGTCCGACTGAAGCTTTAGAAAATagttaaaatattcaaaagcTTGCCCCAAAAAGGGGTAACAACTAAATTCGGATGTGACTTTTGGTCCTTTGTGCTAgctatctttttttttgctctctatagaacttaaatttaaacaacTAAAAGCAACGCTCGCTGCGCTCCTATCTCTGTGAGGGGTTGTGGGAGTAAAGATTGGAAAAGCTGCAGAGAAATTCGGTAAAGCGAAacggaaacaaaacaaactaaaatcccacaaaaaccgaaaccgaatgtggatgtggatgatggAGAGTGTTTGTGTCGACGAGACTGCGGCCGCATTTCGCACAAATATTGACACATGTGTGGTAGGATGGTACGAGGATTGCAGGAGCTGGATTGGATGTTGGATGCATCGCCACCCCGAAAAGCCATACCGAATTGAAACCTAACCTGTCCTGTCCATTAGATGATTTATAGGTCAGAGATGCCGGCAACCAAAAcggaaaacaaaagcgaaactgaaactgaaaccgaacccaaaatcgccatcgccatcgccatcgcaaTCGAAGAACCAGCAAGGGATAGGGTCTcccaaaaagaacaaaaaacgaaTTGAAATGGACACTTTATGGACATGTAGAGCTCCCTGCCCGGCTGTCCGGCTGCCCGCTTGCCGCCCTCGTCTCATGTAATTAACGAAAATTGCTCTAATGAAAAATACTCTGGTACATGTGGATTGTATTGACAGGCGG
The sequence above is a segment of the Drosophila subobscura isolate 14011-0131.10 chromosome U, UCBerk_Dsub_1.0, whole genome shotgun sequence genome. Coding sequences within it:
- the LOC117901350 gene encoding longitudinals lacking protein-like encodes the protein MDNPKQSLRWTKHQSTLISTFATLLDTQTLVDCTICAEGKSIKAHKVVLSACSAYFATVFQGHDEKFPFVLLKDVKYQDLRALIDYMYRGKVNVKPDQLEGLVNAGKLLQVKGLFEADPKPEASQHDRGVALPLEQATDGTMDTSGANDSGDNSNSFILQAAAAASALGETKNLQLKTNNAENVQPQSPIAQGSSSGGVTPAASGVAAKVKENAIPKALGSNNNNNMNDYTRIEVGRDGQPLYVCQRCDNKYRQQEGLRRHLNECVGKGRMFRCPYCAYDTEQLAHLSIHISVMHKSKCFPGQTDPTN
- the LOC117901349 gene encoding zinc finger protein 273-like, translating into MEEVCRVCLAKSGSFINPFDERQKREICSADILAQVLGSVLGREHSLHEHVCPPCLEDALNTFNLMEYVDKVEPPCRDLVQEHIRTQPAEPRFKCPQCSSSFRRNSDLNVHTRRIHMGIKPFKCTHCTKAFDRPGVLQEHIRNHTGERPYKCSSCPKAFSHRGTFRRHNRRHPAEKPQTG